GTACCAGAGGTGGTACTGTCATTTGACCCTGGGACCTCGGGATTAACCCAATTGAACCTCCTCACCGCCCGTCAACCACCTTCAGTATGGATTATCGCGGATGATCCAGTATTAGTCCACGTTATCAAGCTCTCCCCTCAAAAAACCTTTCATATGTCTTTGAAAGCTACCTGCCTCTTTGAATCGTCATGAGACAATTCTCATCCATCGTACGAATGCTCCGGGGAAAATGGCCCTGAAGTGTCGTGATATTGTCATACTGGGCACTGGCGTTTTCATTGCTTGGGGGTTGGCTGTACGCTGCCTGCCAGTTTTGCGGTACCTTGGGTATGCCGTCGGATTAGGCATTCTGCTTGCTTCAGTCGCCTTCTTTGGTCTTGTACTCTTCACAACCCGGAGCCCTAACGATGCAGACAACTCCCGATCTCAATGTTTGCCTGTCGCGTTTCTCACTCCCCCCAACTGGCAGGTTGAGACTCAAGGTCTAAAGAAGCGCTCCATCTACAATCCCGTGTCCCTCTACCCGCAATCCTTTATGGTGTCCGAAGGTATCGACGAGCTTCTGGCGCTGGTTACCCGGGATTTCATAGCGTCATGGTACCTTGGTATCAGTCCGAACCCAGCATTCGTGACTGAAGTAGACCGAGTGTTTCGGGCAGCCATTGGAAACCTACGTGATCGGTTACTTGCGGAAGATCTTATATCGCTTATCGTCTCCCGTATATTTCCTATTCTGACCACACATCTTAAAGAGTTCGACGTCGCAGAGCGATCGGTGCGGGGGCGGAATTTGACTCGAAACGTTACCGAATCCGATGAGCTCGACATCGCAATTGCAAGCAAGTATCGCGATGGTCATCTACATCCTGCTGCAGTGCTGTGTCTTTCAGACCAAAAGCTAGTAGAGCAGGAATACCTCAGGAAAGTCACAGTTGGGCTACTGCCTCGATTGTTCCCTGAAACCGTTTTAAGCAGTCGTATCGTTTCAGTTCTAGTGAGAGAACTACTCTCATGCGCTGTGCTCTTCCCTATACTATCCGTTCTATCCGATCCCGACACCTGGAATCAATTGGTGGAGGCCTATGGACGAACAGCTCTTCAGGATCGCAAAACGGTGCGCAAGCTTCGAGCGGCATTGGATGAGCATGCATCGCCGGTGCCTAGGTCAAAACATGGAAATCCATTCCCACGACTCTCGCCAACTGATTCAGAGAGGGCGTTTGAGCGTTTCGTTAGGGCCATCCGGCATTGTAACAATCTTTCCGATGCTAGACGATTCAGAGCTCTTGTTGCAAGCCAGTTGAAGCGGGAAAGTATGGTAGAAGGGCAAGATCCCGTCTATCTTCGGCGATTAGAGACGGGAAAAAGAGTTCTTGACCAGAAGGTAGCGAAGCTTTCAGCTCCAGCTAGTAGTCGTGCATCGCACGCCACCGCGGCTACGACGCACTTTCGCCCCCTGAAATCCTCACCAGCTCAAGAGGCGTCCTTGGTGGATGTAATGCATGATGCATCAGGTCTATCTTACTTTATGGAGTTCATGGACCGTCAACAACTTATGTTTCTCGTGCAATTCTGGATTGTGGTTGATGGCTTACGCAACCCACTCGAAGATGACTTTGGTGACGAGACATCCCCAAGTTCCACGACATGGACGGAAACAGATAAAAACGATATGGCTTTAATCAGTGAAACGTATCTGTCGAAACCCCAACTTAAAGTAACGGCCGAGTCGCGTCGAGCTGTGAAAACTTTCTTGAGCGCCGGGAAGCGAGCTACTCCAGAGCAGTATCGCAAAGCTCGGACAGTGATATTGACTACTCAATCTGCGGTATTAGAAGAACTCCAGAATGTCTATTACCCCAAATTCCGACAATCCGATTTATTCTATAAGTATCTCGCTTCAGATGAAACATCTCATTTTGAACCTCATACGGCAGCTGTACCGCATGGGGATGTCACCCCTGCCGCGGAGGTATTTGAGAGACGGCCACTTCCTCCATTGATGGGCCGTACGCCATCTCAACCGGGGTTTAAATCGAAAGACCTGCGCAGGGCTGCCGTTTCCTCAAGCGATGTACGGACTATGGGGAAACTATTTGACGATGACGACACTCCAAGACGCTCCTTAGACTCCGAGCGGTCTGCCCCGTTATTCGATGATGACTATGACACGGACCCTCTTGCGATGTCAACGCAGAGCCTTGGCCGCGACTCGCAAAACGGTGAGAACGATGCGAATCAGAATCAAGTAATTGAAACTATGGAGGCTGCATTGAACGATATCATTACGAACGAGCCGAAAGGTAATAGATTAGAAGATCTCAGATACAATGATGCCTCGTCATCTAGGCTATCCAGCAATGATCGATATCCACAATCACCTCGTAGCTCTGTGGAATCCACACGAGTAGACGACAAAACCAAGCCCAACATCTCTTCTCTAGGGTTGGTGGATGAATCTTCGCGACTCGGCGTTTTTGCTGATGATCTCTTCCCTGACCACCATAAATTTATTGAGGACGAATATGAGGAACCCGCTGAAATAGAGGACAAAGACCCAGCTGATGAAGTCCATGAAGCCCCCCCAGGGGATCTTGGCTTGACGGAAGCGATCGAAGCACTCACGGCAGAGATTGAGAAACTTGGATCCCAGGAATCGGTAGTGGATGCCTTGACGCGGAAAGCTGAGCTCACAAACAATACTGCAGAACTAAGAATTTTACGAAAGTCAAAAGCTAGCATTCAACGGGAAGTCCGCCGCAAGGACATGCAGCGGCAACAGTACATGATCCAAGAAAGTGATAACAGCTTGTATGGTCGTTCAACTGTTCGAATCACGTCTATTGTTgtaggaaaagaagaggacggTCGCGAATTTGCAATGTGTACGTAGCTTTCCCCATATGGTGTTGGTTGACTAACGATTGCTCCAGACGTGGTTGAAGTGCAAAGGAATGCTGGAGAGCAAATGCCAGCGGCGTCCTGGGTTGTTGCTCGCAGATATAGTGAGTTCCACGAACTTCACCATAAACTACGCATGAGGTATCCGTCGGTGCGGCACTTAGAATTCCCACGACGACGTATGGTGATGAAGCTTCAACGGGAGTTTTTGCAAAAGCGGCGCCTGGCGCTGGAGGCGTATTTGCAGAAGTTGCTGCTCCTGCCAGAGGTTTGCCGAAGCCGTGACCTACGGGCCTTCCTCTCCCAGCGAGCCATCATCCCACGCGACGAGGCCCCTCGTGATGGAGAGACCAAGGATTTGGTAACCCGGATCTATAATTCGGTTGCTGATGGTATGGATGATTTCCTGGGCAACTTCGGTGTACTCGATCAGCTCTCGACAGCCGGGCAGAATCTCATCTCTGCAGCGACTAGCCAGCAAGCCAGCACTATAACTGACTCAGGGCTAGCGACCGAGGACGCCGTGACTGCAGCCGAAGCCGAGGCAGAGCTGAATGCATTTGAGGACCGAGAATTGGAGCCATTCATCAAACCGATTTGTGATTTGTTCCTAGAGGCCTTCGAGTTAAACAGAGGCAACAACTGGCTCCGGGGACGTGCAGTTGTTGTCGTTCTTCATCAATTACTTGGAGGAACCATCGAACGGAAGGTCCGCGAAGGTGCCCGATCCCTAGCACAGGACGAGTCATTACTTCGATACATTAGCGTAGTCAAGGAGTCCCTGTGGCCAGGTGGCCTCCTGCGTGAAAATAGAATCCGAACGACATCAGAGCGGCTGAAGAGTCGCACCGAAGCTAGCCTGGTATTAGCCACCTTGATCCCGGATATGGCGGGCAATGTAGTTGGACGGACCAATGCTCAAGGAGCCGCGCGGAGAATCTTTGCGACTTTGAACAACCGGCGCCTCAATACTCACTTGATGTACACTATTTTGGATGAGATCGTATTGGTATTGTTTGGGGGTGGTGAAACAGGACGGATGCGATAACTCATGTTTACCTAATTCATGGACGACTGAGGCTCTAGCTATCGTAGTTTCTTCCTCTTTAACGTTTGGTGCGGACCTTAGCGGGTGTCTAGTGAGGCATCACTCTTATAGTCTCTAAGGATAGAAGTCTTTGGACGGCGGTGTACAGTGATAGTGTAccataatcataatcataatcataaacataagaagaagaagaagaagaagaagaagaagaagaagaaaaagaaagataataatCGTAATTATAAAGACTTGCATAATCGCGTTACTGCTAGACTATAGTGCTCTGGGCAGGGGGTTGCCTTTTAACCTCCATCCCAATAAgtagactactagtagtcgGGCTGTCAAACTAGGTGGAGTAATATTGAGGTTGAAAAATTAAATCAAGCTACGTGAGGCATCTACATACCGAACAAGCTCTGTAAGTGCTAAGAGGCAAGATGAGAGAAATGATTAAGTCTGGAAAGTACGTCCGGGAAGGAAACAGGAGAGAAACCGTTGGCACTTAGCACACCAGTAGGCATGCCCGTTCTAtgcctcttccttcttcttcttggacttcttaCTGGAGGTCTGTGGGACCGTCGTGTTCTTTGTCTGGTGGACGATTAGGCGTGTCCAGCACTCTTCCTTGTCCCACTCAAAACCAGCAAGGTAGGGGTTATCCAATTCATCATCGGCCTGCGCATGAAGAGACGTTCGTCAGTCTCACTCTTGTGACCTACAGTGAATGATAGGGAGTGTGTCTCATCGCAGCCGCAAGGGGAGAGTTATGGCAAGGATATTCGACATaccttcttcttgaactGCTTGTGGATAGCGTCAAGCGCGTCCTTGATTGTGACTCCCTTGAGATTACGAGCAGTCACCTCCAACCCCAGCGGGAAATGCAAgtcaatcttcttcaccgGGGGGTTTACGAGATGGAGTTTGAGGATATCCTTGTCCTCGATTGAAGACGGTGAAGTGTTGAGCTTCCTAGGGAAGACCGAGTTAGCGCAGGACCTATGGTACGCGGACCTAGTTCTTACCACCCGGTCTTTTGCGTTTCAATGGGGAGAGTCAACtctatcttcttctcctctagAAGACTTCTAGTTAGCGCAGTCCATGGATAGGTGACAGGTGCGCTGAGTTCCAGAAGGGGGTAATTTACCCAAGTCCTTGATGTTCCAGACGCCCTCCGACTGAGATGAGTGGCGCCTGTGAGTCTTTTTTGCCGTCTTGTCGGCCTCTTTCTCCCCCTTAGGAGTTATTGACAAGCCAGCAATGGCAGAATCGACTTTTGTGAGTTCGGCCGACATAGTTGCGATAGGGACGAGTATGGGGAATGATCAAGAGGGTGATCACTGCTGACCAAAGTAAGCGTTGGACGTCATGATAGTGTCAATGTTTAGGAAAGGGTGTATGAAGCTTTTGCATTGATGGTGTAAAGCCAGACGACTGAACCTGGAGAACTTACCAATCTTTGGTAGGTATTGCAGAGTAGGTATGGTTGAGATCCAGGTAGGATGAGAGAAGGGATTAAGAAGATGAGAGgatgaaggggaagaaggagaggaaaggagaagagagaagaagaagaagaagaagaagaagaagaagagggggaggaaATGCCAGcaggagggagggagggagggcaGGTGACCTGACTGGCCCATCCAAAGTACATGCTGAACGGGTACTATCCATTCATTGTACGATACTATACCAGACGACTAGGGTTCCTCCCATGATACCTACATTAGTACGTCGTACGAGGCGGGGTCATGGAACCCTAACTCTCCATTGAAGTTCGGGATTGGACCTTAAAAAAGGTCGTACCTACTAGTATCCTAGGTACTATCATGGTTTAAGATGAACTGGCTTAATCTTCTGAAAAGAGTTTTCAAGGAGAAAGTAAAGTAGTACTATGtagatacatacatacataccttaTAGTACCTACCTACAAATAGTAATGGGTACCGTAAAGAGTAATGCTGATTACGATAGGTATTGCAATCAAGTTAATATGTTATTATAACCTTGTTGTCGTCCGTAGTCAATTAGAGTCGCATAGGATACTACTAGATTgtggtgatgaggaagagtATTGAGAATTGGAACATCAAGCATTGTTTACCGTTACAATCTTCACCACGAAAGCCTCTTTCAATTCACTGCAAGCAGATAATTGAATCAAAGGTTCGCGAGCTATACTGAAATTCAGCAATGGAATGTATCCGGGAGAACCGGATCACACGACAAGAGCTGACGTCGAGAGCTCCAGAGGTGGTCCACTAAGGCTGCACCCCGCATTCCCGCGCGCTCCACTTGCCCCATCACCTTATACGGAGGAAGTTGATCTTGATTGTTGGagtggtgttgttgttgttgttgtttacCCTCCTAGTAAACTAGATCATGATGATAGTAGTGGCGTATACTGCgcattctttatttattcttctcGAATAGTCATTGACGACATCCATTCTGGTATGCTTCATGGTAACTGGTCGAGATGAAAGTATACCGGTGGTACCAGAATCTCAGGCAACCTTATTTGGAAAACTAGTCCTCGACCCCGTCCAAATTTGGATTTACCCATTGATGGAATGCGTAACAAGAAAGCTTTGCCAGTGGCTTCAAACAGAATCTCACGTGATACCCCAGGGTGGAGCCATGTCAATTGTCTCTCTCTCAGTGTCTCTCTTCTACTAATCAAAGAAGAGATcattaaattataagataGTAAGTAGTACTAGCAATGCATATACATTAGATATTCAAGTAGACatcaatatatctttttcatGAGTTGCACCTGAGATCAAGTTATCAGAACTGGTTTTTAACACAGGATGATCGACCTTcataataagaataataacaacaacatcaccattaaaaaaaatgagACAGTGTGGCCAGATCGGGGTGGGGTGATATATCTCATAGAAAGTGGTGATGTTACAATGATCATATGGTTAGAGAGCGGGGTCACACTCTTGCTAGGTAGGTTCTTTACTAGACGGATCCATCTGCAAAGACCAGTCTTAGTTAGCACTAGCTCCTTCTTGTAAAAGGCCTGTGCCGCTTCTGTTGATCATGTGTACTAATTATTTGCGTGGCAAACAGACAATCGTTCTAGATTGTTACCTGAAGTTTCGGCAACATTGGAACTTGCTATCAGGGACAACCTTTATTCAAGGACATAATATCTTATCCAATTATGAATCATTCAATATAGGAATCTAACTACTTCTATCGCCCAGTTCACACAAGCGTGCATGTTCTCTCTTTGTCAATTAAATACCACGATACCGAAAACATCTTCGGGGGAGGGCGCAGACCTTACAAAGTACAGATTTATTGGATGTACAGAAcagcaaaggagaaagagagagtGGGGGAAATCAGTAGTAGAGCTACTTATTTCGTAATTGACTGTCTTGAATTGTAAGTTTCGAGACAGTCAAGATGACCGTCTGGCTATAAAGGGCTTTTAATCTGGGGTCCAGTTGGCGTAGGGATATCAAGGAAGGATTACTGCCCCTGGTATCCTTCTATCTAGTATCAAGGcaagttttattttatatgGGCAATGATACTAAGGCTTCAAAGAATAGCCGATTGCAAACATTTCGAGCATCTAAAGGCCATAGTATGAGACAAAGACGAAGGCATGCTGATACAGATCTCTCACGTACTGGTGCTAATCACTATTGAGGTAACGGGTCGGTGCCCGTGACCCTGTCCTGTAAGGGGCAAGATGCTCCGGAAGCTGACTAAATGGGGGATCCCGTTTGCCATGTTTGAAGGGCGGTGTACAGGGCCCGTGAAGATACTGCCGTATCCTCATTAAGGCATTAATGTGTCGCGGCTGCAGAACGCGCGCCTTCCCAAATCTACGCTGagctctttctcttctgccttATTTCATTGCCAATTCTCTAGTCAACCTTAGTATCTTTGCAGAAATATCTGCAGCGCGTGGTTTACTGGTTTTTCTACAGCTCGATATAAGCCTAGTAATAATTTTCCGACCCGTTCTCACCAAACCCTGTGAAAAGCAAAAGTTCTCATTCGAATGTCGCTCTTCGGTTCTGTCGGCACTACGTCGACAACAGCGGGCCAAACAAACACCACCGGCGACATATCTAAAGATGTCGCTCTCAATTCGCCTCCTGAAGATAGCATTTCTGATCTTCAGTTTTCCCCCGCCAGTGAACATCTTGCGGTAGCTTCTTGGGACAAGAAAGTCCGCATTTATGAGATCAATGATCAGGGACAGAGTGAAGGAAAAGCTCTCTTTGAGCATGAAGCTCCAGTTTTaagctgctgctgggcaCCGGTAAGCTTAGAAAACCATCGTGCCGCTTCATTTCTCAAGCTAACTGACCTTTTTCGCTCTCTAGGATGGAACTAAAGTAGTAGGCGCTGGTGCCGATAAGGCTGCACGCATGCTCGATCTCGCTGCAAATGCTACGACCCCCGTCCAGGTCGCAGCTCACGATGCTCCGATCAAATGCTGCCAGATGATTCCGAATCCTGCTGGAGGTACACCCCTCCTAGTGACCGGCTCGTGGGACAAGACAGTCAAATACTGGGATCTACGGCAATCGACCCCGATCGCCACGGTAGAATGTCAGGAGCGTGTCTACACCATGGATGTCAAGAACAAGCTGCTAGTGGTTGGAACTGCAGACCGATACATTAACATCATCAATCTCGACAATCCCACCAAATTCTACAAAACTATGCAATCCCCTCTCAAGTGGCAGACGCGAGTAGTCAGCTGCTTCACAGATGCTACGGGGTTTGCTGTTGGCAGTATCGAGGGCCGCTGTGCTATTCAGTACGTGGAGGACAAGGACTCTAGCTCGAACTTCAGCTTCAAATGTCATCGAGAGACACCCCCAAACCAACGCGACATCAATAACATCTATTCCGTCAATGCTATCTCTTTCCACCCGGTTCATGGCACTTTCAGCACCGCTGGCAGCGATGGAACCTTTCACTTCTGGGACAAAGACGCCAAACATCGCCTAAAGGGATATCCCTCAGTAGGGGGGACCATCTCCAGCACCGCATTCAACCGCAATGGCAATATATTTGCCTACTCTGTGAGCTACGACTGGAGCAAAGGCTACTCGGCCAACACCCAACAGCTTCCTAATAAAGTAATGCTTCATCCAGTTGCTCAAGAAGAGGTGAAGCCCAGGCCTGGTACCAGGAAGAGGTAATATAATCTTATCCGGGGTATGAAGTTGGCGCAGTTGGGGGTTTGGTGTGGTCGGCGTCAGCCTTAGGTTGATATCTAGCGAACTTTCGAGTCCCTTGTCCACGATATGAATGGACAGTGGTCGACAGCTCCCTCCCTGCGTTAATCTCGTGAGGGTTTGGCTGTTTTATCTTTCATGTTATTATCCCCGATTTATGTacctttttactttttccttTGGGAATGCATATGAGCGAATTAATCTATGATATCTTTGCATGTTTACAAATGCTCGTGGATGAATGCATTCCAGTTCCATGAGCAGGAAACAGTAGACCAATGTCGTAGTTCTCATCGCTTTGGAAAGCTGAAACGTAGAGGGTGCTGCCTGTAgaccaaaagaagaaaagaaaagaaaggaaggaaagggaaaaggccCTGGAACTTGTGTAGGTATTTTGGATAGAAGTGGAATAAATTCCCTATTAATTCAGCGTGTCCAGGAAGTTGTCCCTGCGTCTTTTTGCTTGGATGTTTCGTACGCTCCATCAGATCGGATGGTGGTCACCATGAGTGGATGAGAGATGTCAAAAGTGGGGTGGATTACTTCTGATCGGAGAAGGTGGGAAGAAAGTAGGAATTGtggcagaaaaagaaacaacaatTCTATATGCTTCAGGTCACAAAACACTTCCACAATTCAGTATAAGTCCGGAACTCTTTTCTTGACTACTGATCGGTTCCGAaatccattccttctcgctttttcccttctttgcTATCGTTAAACACCCATTCCCCCCCTCACTTCCAGGAGGTTATCCATATGGAAAACAACTTACTCGAAGGTCTCCTCGACCTGGAGGAAGAATTTTACAGGGAAGGCTATGACTTAGGAGCTGCCGATGGCGCGCAGGCTGGCTACACCGAAGGTAGTGTATTCGCTGTCGAGAAGGGCTTTGAGAAATTCCTCGAAATAGGAAGGCTCTACGGTAAAGCTCTGGTTTGGTCACACAGACAAGCCGAGCTAGACTCTTCCAACATGAGGGATCCTCCCCAGATGTCTCAATTACCTAgtgagaaggatgaagattATTTGGAGCCATCTGTCTGCAGAGAGATGTCGAGCGTTCCGCCCAGCTCCAGGCTAGCGAAGAATGTCGACACGCTTCTTGAATTGGTTGACCCGGCATCTTTACCCATGCAAAACACGGAGGAAGCCGTTATTGACGTGGATGAGCGTCTGAAGGGTGCGCTCATCAAGGCCAAGCTTATCCAGCGCGCGCTGGGCGAGCGAGAAGATGCATGCGATATACACCCTAATGCAAGAGACATTCCCCAACAGAAAAGCTCTGGGGATGGAACTGGCAGCATTGAAGACATCAGCTCCCTGAAACTCCGCCAATGAAGGACGTTGTTTCCAAAACCATCCTCCTCATTATCCCTAACTAGGCCGCTCATACCCAGCCACCGGTACCCTTCGGAGTATCTCCGATAGAGCAGCCAACGATGATGACATCTCTTACTCGTCTCCATTTCTCTTCATCACGGCTCCGGGTAATAAGGGTGAATTGGATTGTCAAGCTTGGAGGTCGATCATTGCTCCACAAATCTTTGgtccccccccccccccccccccccccccccggcGCCCCGA
This Aspergillus flavus chromosome 1, complete sequence DNA region includes the following protein-coding sequences:
- the rgsC gene encoding intermediate filament-like protein; protein product: MALKCRDIVILGTGVFIAWGLAVRCLPVLRYLGYAVGLGILLASVAFFGLVLFTTRSPNDADNSRSQCLPVAFLTPPNWQVETQGLKKRSIYNPVSLYPQSFMVSEGIDELLALVTRDFIASWYLGISPNPAFVTEVDRVFRAAIGNLRDRLLAEDLISLIVSRIFPILTTHLKEFDVAERSVRGRNLTRNVTESDELDIAIASKYRDGHLHPAAVLCLSDQKLVEQEYLRKVTVGLLPRLFPETVLSSRIVSVLVRELLSCAVLFPILSVLSDPDTWNQLVEAYGRTALQDRKTVRKLRAALDEHASPVPRSKHGNPFPRLSPTDSERAFERFVRAIRHCNNLSDARRFRALVASQLKRESMVEGQDPVYLRRLETGKRVLDQKVAKLSAPASSRASHATAATTHFRPLKSSPAQEASLVDVMHDASGLSYFMEFMDRQQLMFLVQFWIVVDGLRNPLEDDFGDETSPSSTTWTETDKNDMALISETYLSKPQLKVTAESRRAVKTFLSAGKRATPEQYRKARTVILTTQSAVLEELQNVYYPKFRQSDLFYKYLASDETSHFEPHTAAVPHGDVTPAAEVFERRPLPPLMGRTPSQPGFKSKDLRRAAVSSSDVRTMGKLFDDDDTPRRSLDSERSAPLFDDDYDTDPLAMSTQSLGRDSQNGENDANQNQVIETMEAALNDIITNEPKGNRLEDLRYNDASSSRLSSNDRYPQSPRSSVESTRVDDKTKPNISSLGLVDESSRLGVFADDLFPDHHKFIEDEYEEPAEIEDKDPADEVHEAPPGDLGLTEAIEALTAEIEKLGSQESVVDALTRKAELTNNTAELRILRKSKASIQREVRRKDMQRQQYMIQESDNSLYGRSTVRITSIVVGKEEDGREFAMYVVEVQRNAGEQMPAASWVVARRYSEFHELHHKLRMRYPSVRHLEFPRRRMVMKLQREFLQKRRLALEAYLQKLLLLPEVCRSRDLRAFLSQRAIIPRDEAPRDGETKDLVTRIYNSVADGMDDFLGNFGVLDQLSTAGQNLISAATSQQASTITDSGLATEDAVTAAEAEAELNAFEDRELEPFIKPICDLFLEAFELNRGNNWLRGRAVVVVLHQLLGGTIERKVREGARSLAQDESLLRYISVVKESLWPGGLLRENRIRTTSERLKSRTEASLVLATLIPDMAGNVVGRTNAQGAARRIFATLNNRRLNTHLMYTILDEIVLVLFGGGETGRMR
- a CDS encoding putative nuclear pore complex protein (poly(A)+ RNA export protein); amino-acid sequence: MSLFGSVGTTSTTAGQTNTTGDISKDVALNSPPEDSISDLQFSPASEHLAVASWDKKVRIYEINDQGQSEGKALFEHEAPVLSCCWAPDGTKVVGAGADKAARMLDLAANATTPVQVAAHDAPIKCCQMIPNPAGGTPLLVTGSWDKTVKYWDLRQSTPIATVECQERVYTMDVKNKLLVVGTADRYINIINLDNPTKFYKTMQSPLKWQTRVVSCFTDATGFAVGSIEGRCAIQYVEDKDSSSNFSFKCHRETPPNQRDINNIYSVNAISFHPVHGTFSTAGSDGTFHFWDKDAKHRLKGYPSVGGTISSTAFNRNGNIFAYSVSYDWSKGYSANTQQLPNKVMLHPVAQEEVKPRPGTRKR
- a CDS encoding DUF1715 domain protein, coding for MENNLLEGLLDLEEEFYREGYDLGAADGAQAGYTEGSVFAVEKGFEKFLEIGRLYGKALVWSHRQAELDSSNMRDPPQMSQLPSEKDEDYLEPSVCREMSSVPPSSRLAKNVDTLLELVDPASLPMQNTEEAVIDVDERLKGALIKAKLIQRALGEREDACDIHPNARDIPQQKSSGDGTGSIEDISSLKLRQ